The sequence AGCACACGCACCGCCGGCCCCTCACTGCGAAAGGTCGCTGAGGCTGCCAAATCAAAGACCCTGAAATGGCTCACGGCCTCTGGCTTCTCGACAGCGCGGCTTTCCTGGCTGCTGTTGGCCTGCTCCTGCTGCTCCATCTTGTCTGGATGCCTCCTTTGTTTGCTTAGACTATCCTCCCGGGGATCATCCTTGCCTGTCAATCGGTAATCGGAAGGAGGTCAGCCAGCGCGCTTGACAATGCGAATAATCCACTCCTCTGGTCCCTGTTGCTCCGGTATCCAGTCGAAAGTCTCTGGATATTCGGCCAGCAATTGATAGCGCAGCGGGGCGGGATCGTGGTCGTTGATGAGGCGCAGCGCACTGCCCGGCTGCAGCGCCTCCAGGCGACTGAAAATGAGGGGATGACGCTCACGGGGCACGATCGTGCGTACGTCGAGTGTTTCGGCAAGGTTGTCGCTCATAGTGTAAACTTCTCCTTCTGGTCTATCTATCTGCAATAAGGTAACGATCATCTCTAGTGCGGGTCAGGGAGCGCTGTCCTGCGGGGGGCATCCGGAAGGAGATGCTCCCCAGCCGGGCAGGTTGTTCCCCTCTCTGCTCCCAAGTATGGCCATTTGACGGCGAAAATACCGTGACTTTTGTCGCAGCTTCGCTGCCCTTCTTCCCTCTATACTTGCCTGTGAGGTGACGGTGAGCTGTCGCTGCTCCGCTCTCTTCTTCTTCTTCTTCTTCTTCTCTTCGGGACCGACCTCGTCCCTCGAGGGAGACGCGGGGCAGCGCCCTCTGTAGACGAGACGCTCTCCTGCTGGAAGAGTGGAGAAAGAAAGAAAGAGGTTGATGGCGACAATGCTTGATGAGGAGGCTATCGAACGGGTCAAGCGCGAGATTTATGAAGCGCTGCACGAGGTAGATGATCCCGAGCTCGGGGTCAATCTGGTCGATCTCGGCTTGATCTATGGTATCCAGTTGACGCCCGAGGGCTTTGTGACGATCCGCATGACCCTCACTACGCCCGGCTGCCCCATGCATGAGTCTCTGGCGGACGGCGTCGGGGCGGCGCTGGCCCGTATTCCCGAGCTAACGGGTGGCGAGATCGAACTGGTCTGGGAACCACGCTGGACACCTGAGCGCCTGACCCCCGAAGGAAGGCGCCTGTTGGGCCTGGCCTGAGCGTTGAGGCAGCAGGCCGGTTCCAACAGGCGGGCCTGTCGAGGACTCGAAGCTAGCTGCGCAAGGTGCTCAGCTTCCACTCCAAATGGCGCACCACACTTAGCACATTAATGGCCGCACCCACCAGGCTGATCCCGACCAGGGCCGCGCCCAGGCAGATCAATCCTTCCCAGCTGAGGAGCACGGCGGGCAGTAACAGTACCAACCCGCCATTGAGCAGCCAGAAGCAGGCCCAGGCCAGGCGCTCGTGAACCAACTCGCGCATCAGCGGCACCTTCTGATGGCCGACCAGTGGCCCGTAGCGGCTATGCCAGACGAGGAAGGGCACGATCTTGTAGAGGTAGCCGACAATGCTCTGCCCGGTCCAGCCAATGAGAAGACAGAGCAGGAGCGCAACCGGCCAGGCGGTCAGCGCGGAGCCGACCGTGATCGCGATGGGCAGGGCTGTGGCCCCACTTATAAAGCAGAGTAGGGCCGCAAGACCGTGATACTGGGTCACGTCCAGCGGACGCCTTCGCCGATGGCGCAGCATGCGCCAGTAATCCCAGCCAAAGAGCCAGGCGCTAAGAGTGAGAGAGATCGCCCCAGCTAACGCCAGCCAGGTTATCCCCTCCAGCAGGCCGAGCGCCAGGCCGATGATCCCCACATTCAACAGA comes from Thermogemmatispora onikobensis and encodes:
- a CDS encoding DUF2249 domain-containing protein, which produces MSDNLAETLDVRTIVPRERHPLIFSRLEALQPGSALRLINDHDPAPLRYQLLAEYPETFDWIPEQQGPEEWIIRIVKRAG
- a CDS encoding metal-sulfur cluster assembly factor, which translates into the protein MATMLDEEAIERVKREIYEALHEVDDPELGVNLVDLGLIYGIQLTPEGFVTIRMTLTTPGCPMHESLADGVGAALARIPELTGGEIELVWEPRWTPERLTPEGRRLLGLA